The Candidatus Methylomirabilis lanthanidiphila genome contains a region encoding:
- the guaA_2 gene encoding GMP synthase [glutamine-hydrolyzing], translated as MKPLLVFQHVECETPGIFLDLLQAQQRPVETVRWYEGDRAPDDLSPFSGLLVMGGPMSVNDEADYPWLREEDRLLKEALALDFPTLGICLGSQLIAKAAGGTIRQGPRKEIGWYPVQLTLAARHDRLFSLFPESIEVFEWHGEYFDTPPGAVNLARSTLYECQAFSIGRHVYGLLFHLEVTSSMVSDWVRIFAQELEGVKDYIRPDIIVEQLPARIDALNRRARILFARFCEDLH; from the coding sequence ATGAAACCGCTTCTGGTGTTTCAGCACGTCGAATGTGAGACCCCTGGCATCTTCCTTGACCTGCTCCAGGCGCAGCAGCGCCCCGTAGAGACGGTGCGGTGGTACGAGGGCGATCGGGCGCCGGACGACCTGTCGCCGTTTTCAGGGCTTTTGGTCATGGGCGGACCGATGAGTGTCAACGACGAAGCCGACTACCCGTGGTTGAGGGAAGAGGATCGACTCCTGAAGGAGGCGCTGGCGCTCGATTTCCCCACATTGGGCATCTGCCTCGGCTCACAGCTTATCGCCAAGGCGGCCGGCGGGACGATCCGGCAGGGGCCGCGCAAGGAGATCGGCTGGTACCCGGTCCAGCTCACCCTGGCGGCGCGGCACGATCGGCTGTTTAGCCTCTTTCCGGAATCGATCGAGGTGTTCGAGTGGCACGGCGAGTATTTCGATACGCCACCGGGGGCCGTCAACCTTGCCAGGTCAACGCTCTACGAGTGCCAAGCCTTCTCGATCGGTCGCCACGTCTACGGCCTGCTGTTTCACCTGGAGGTGACGTCGTCTATGGTCTCTGATTGGGTGAGGATCTTTGCGCAAGAGCTGGAAGGCGTGAAGGACTATATCCGACCAGATATAATCGTTGAACAGCTTCCAGCGCGGATCGATGCACTCAATCGGCGGGCCCGGATCCTCTTTGCGCGCTTCTGCGAGGACCTACATTAA
- a CDS encoding thiamine biosynthesis protein thiI: MVREGNARRREPVRGALIHYHEIALKGKNRGFFLKQLEANLLAATRDLDCGPLRRPAGRLFLEMGEGTLWEDLRPRLSRVFGIANFSPAFVMAPDLELLAKRIEEEVSGRSFRSFRVAARRAFKTFPQTSQQINEMIGARVQRICSARVDLTNPDLTVAIEVLPNEAFVYFEKLHGPGGLPVGTGGTLACLLSGGIDSPVAAHRMMKRGCRIVFVHFHSQPFADRTSQDKAIELVRVLTQYQFTSRLYLVPFGEIQQEVVARVTGRLRVLMYRRLMLRIAEQIAHKEGAQALVTGESLGQVSSQTIENIAAIEQASTLPILRPLIGMDKDEITQQAQQVGSYEISIIPDQDCCSMFTPRQAATHTTHREIELAERPLDLDRLTAQGQAAAHSLELSFPG, from the coding sequence ATGGTACGTGAAGGCAATGCGCGGCGACGGGAACCGGTGCGGGGCGCCCTTATCCATTACCACGAGATCGCCCTCAAAGGGAAAAACCGGGGCTTTTTTCTGAAGCAGCTTGAGGCCAATCTCCTGGCCGCCACACGCGATCTCGACTGCGGCCCGCTTCGGCGGCCTGCCGGTCGGCTGTTCCTCGAGATGGGCGAGGGGACACTTTGGGAGGACCTGCGGCCGCGGCTGAGCCGGGTTTTCGGGATTGCGAACTTTTCCCCAGCCTTCGTGATGGCACCTGATCTGGAGCTGCTCGCGAAACGGATCGAAGAGGAGGTCTCGGGTCGTTCATTCCGCAGCTTCCGCGTAGCGGCCCGTCGTGCCTTCAAGACCTTTCCACAGACCTCTCAGCAGATTAACGAGATGATCGGGGCCAGGGTGCAGCGCATCTGTAGCGCTCGCGTCGATCTCACCAACCCGGACCTGACTGTCGCCATCGAAGTGCTCCCCAACGAGGCATTTGTCTACTTCGAAAAGCTCCATGGTCCGGGTGGCCTGCCGGTGGGGACCGGCGGGACGCTTGCGTGTCTGCTGTCAGGCGGGATCGACTCGCCGGTTGCGGCCCACCGGATGATGAAGCGCGGCTGTCGTATCGTCTTTGTTCACTTCCACAGCCAGCCGTTCGCCGATCGCACGTCACAAGACAAAGCGATTGAATTGGTGCGCGTGCTCACGCAGTACCAGTTTACCTCCCGCCTCTATCTTGTGCCCTTCGGCGAAATCCAGCAGGAGGTCGTCGCTCGCGTTACGGGACGCCTGAGGGTCCTCATGTATAGACGGCTTATGCTGCGGATTGCCGAACAGATCGCTCACAAAGAGGGCGCCCAGGCCCTGGTCACTGGTGAGAGTCTCGGCCAGGTATCGTCACAAACCATCGAAAACATCGCCGCCATCGAACAGGCATCGACCCTGCCGATCTTACGGCCGCTGATCGGAATGGATAAGGACGAGATCACACAGCAGGCACAGCAGGTCGGCAGCTACGAGATCTCCATCATCCCCGACCAGGACTGCTGCTCGATGTTTACACCCAGGCAGGCGGCGACGCACACAACGCATCGCGAGATCGAACTCGCCGAGCGTCCTCTTGACCTGGACCGGCTCACGGCACAAGGTCAAGCCGCTGCACACTCCCTCGAGCTATCGTTTCCAGGTTAA
- the slyD gene encoding FKBP-type peptidyl-prolyl cis-trans isomerase SlyD, with product MKKTRYALFLAAGSVMMLALTAGLAPAETQTATQTKVEPGNAGIQNGSTVQLEYRLSDEKGTVLDTNEGGDPLVYIHGEGQIIPGLEKALGGLRVGDTKHVVVSVDEAYGPIRPEAFVEVPKERIPEKSQTVGAHLMAQGQNGQTRHAFVKEIKEKTVVLDTNHPLAGKALTFDVKVVGIEPAQSK from the coding sequence ATGAAGAAGACCCGATATGCATTGTTTCTTGCGGCCGGTTCGGTGATGATGCTTGCTCTGACGGCGGGACTCGCGCCGGCCGAAACTCAAACTGCGACGCAGACCAAGGTTGAGCCTGGCAATGCCGGGATTCAGAACGGTTCGACCGTACAGCTTGAGTACAGACTATCGGATGAAAAGGGGACAGTGCTGGATACCAATGAGGGGGGGGACCCTTTGGTCTATATCCACGGGGAGGGGCAGATCATCCCTGGGTTGGAAAAGGCGCTGGGTGGCCTACGCGTGGGCGACACCAAGCACGTCGTCGTCTCAGTTGACGAAGCCTATGGACCGATCAGGCCCGAGGCGTTCGTGGAGGTTCCCAAAGAACGCATTCCGGAGAAATCGCAGACCGTCGGGGCCCATCTTATGGCCCAAGGGCAGAATGGACAGACCCGGCATGCTTTCGTGAAAGAGATCAAGGAGAAGACGGTCGTCCTCGATACCAATCATCCCCTGGCGGGTAAAGCCTTGACCTTCGACGTCAAGGTGGTAGGTATCGAGCCGGCCCAAAGCAAGTAG
- the thrB gene encoding Homoserine kinase codes for MPRVRVRVPASTANLGPGFDTLGMALSLYNEVELSDEGDGLQLEVEGEGKAELELAGERNLSVRAVRETLRELGCQPSGLRVRQINRIPLGRGLGSSAAASLAGIAAAARLAGVELSTDELLARAVPFEGHPDNVTPALIGGLTTSAIVAGRVVAAKVPVPAYLKAVVVIPDLTLPTKRAREVLPKQVPFADAVFNLTRLALLLTGLATDRPDLLAPGTEDRLHQPYRATLVPGMEAILEEGRQAGALATCLSGAGSSLLALVNTDDERIGHRMSERWQREFGIANRALVLEIDRQGLVCLE; via the coding sequence ATGCCACGAGTGAGAGTACGGGTGCCTGCCTCAACAGCGAATCTTGGACCGGGGTTTGACACGCTCGGAATGGCGTTGAGTCTGTACAACGAGGTGGAGCTCAGCGACGAGGGCGACGGACTTCAACTTGAGGTCGAAGGCGAGGGGAAGGCCGAGCTGGAGCTGGCAGGCGAGCGCAACCTGTCGGTTCGCGCGGTGCGGGAGACGCTGCGGGAGCTGGGTTGCCAGCCGTCCGGACTACGGGTACGCCAGATTAACCGGATTCCGCTGGGGCGCGGCCTTGGCAGCAGCGCCGCAGCCAGCCTCGCCGGAATCGCCGCCGCCGCCCGACTGGCCGGCGTCGAGCTCTCGACGGATGAGCTCCTCGCCAGGGCCGTCCCGTTCGAAGGGCACCCCGACAACGTCACGCCGGCCCTGATCGGAGGCCTCACGACCTCCGCCATCGTAGCGGGCCGTGTTGTGGCCGCCAAGGTCCCCGTTCCCGCCTACCTGAAGGCAGTGGTCGTGATCCCGGACCTCACACTGCCCACCAAACGTGCGCGGGAGGTCCTTCCCAAACAGGTCCCGTTTGCGGATGCGGTCTTTAACCTGACCCGCCTGGCCCTCCTGCTCACGGGCCTCGCCACCGATCGTCCCGATCTGCTTGCGCCGGGGACTGAGGACCGCCTCCACCAGCCCTACCGGGCTACATTAGTCCCAGGGATGGAAGCGATTCTGGAGGAGGGGCGGCAAGCGGGCGCACTGGCCACCTGCTTGAGCGGCGCGGGCTCCTCACTGCTCGCGCTGGTCAACACTGACGACGAGCGGATCGGTCACAGGATGAGCGAGCGCTGGCAGCGCGAGTTCGGGATCGCCAATCGCGCGCTCGTCCTCGAGATCGACCGCCAGGGCCTCGTCTGCCTGGAGTGA
- a CDS encoding GTP-binding protein: MGQQRTDLRNLAIIAHVDHGKTTLVDAMLKQSHIFRDNQAVMVRVMDSNPLERERGITILAKNTAVTYGSVKINIVDTPGHADFGGEVERVLNMVDGVLLLVDAVEGPMPQTRFVLRKALALQHRVVVVVNKIDRANARTDYATNATFDLFIDLGATEEQADFPIVYTDALRGQAGYTPTTLAPDLQPLFDTILKSLPPPSVEPDGPTQMLVNLLAYDDYKGRIAIGRLYAGRLRRAQEVIRIAKDGTFHPDKVAQVFVHQGLDRIEVEEASAGEIVAVVGLEEVGIGETIADKDNPLALPPIRVDEPTVQMTFSVNTSPFAGREGRWSSSRSLRERLFKELEHNVSLRVHDTDSPDSFLVAGRGELHLVVLIETMRREGFELQVSRPEVIFQTDPETGERLEPFERVSIEVPEEQGGLVMEMLGGRRGRLMDMRTGDQGLVHYEFTVPTRGLLGFRQAFLTATRGTGQLHSLFHAYEPMVGEIRGRDRGSLVAWEAGVATAYGLANAEGSGILFIGSGTEVYEGMVVGEAAKERDLEVNVAKRKHLTNMRSSTSDVAVRLTPPRQMSLDNCVEYLAEDELLEITPKSLRLRKKALDRHERKRGRIARQ, encoded by the coding sequence ATGGGACAACAGCGAACCGACCTCAGGAATCTGGCCATCATCGCGCACGTGGACCACGGCAAGACGACGCTCGTCGATGCCATGCTGAAGCAGAGCCATATCTTCAGGGACAACCAGGCGGTGATGGTGCGAGTCATGGACTCGAATCCTCTTGAACGGGAGCGCGGCATCACCATCCTGGCCAAGAACACCGCCGTGACGTACGGGAGCGTGAAAATCAATATTGTGGACACCCCCGGGCATGCCGACTTCGGGGGCGAGGTCGAGCGGGTTCTGAATATGGTAGACGGGGTATTGCTGCTGGTGGACGCGGTGGAGGGGCCGATGCCCCAGACCCGGTTCGTGCTGCGTAAGGCCCTGGCGCTGCAGCACCGGGTTGTCGTTGTCGTCAATAAGATCGACCGCGCCAACGCCAGAACCGACTACGCAACCAACGCGACGTTCGATCTGTTCATCGATCTTGGGGCAACCGAAGAGCAGGCCGACTTCCCGATCGTGTATACGGACGCCCTCCGCGGACAAGCCGGCTATACGCCGACTACGCTGGCGCCTGACCTGCAGCCGTTGTTCGACACCATCCTGAAGTCTCTGCCGCCTCCTTCGGTAGAACCGGACGGACCCACACAGATGCTGGTCAACCTCCTGGCCTATGATGATTACAAGGGCAGGATCGCCATTGGTCGCCTGTATGCCGGTCGTCTGCGTCGAGCCCAGGAGGTCATCCGGATCGCGAAGGATGGAACGTTCCATCCCGACAAGGTGGCCCAGGTCTTCGTGCATCAGGGGTTGGACCGCATCGAGGTCGAGGAGGCCTCGGCGGGCGAGATCGTGGCGGTGGTCGGCCTTGAGGAGGTGGGAATCGGGGAAACGATCGCCGATAAGGATAATCCGCTGGCGCTTCCGCCGATCCGAGTCGACGAGCCGACGGTCCAGATGACCTTCAGCGTCAACACCAGCCCCTTTGCGGGGCGGGAAGGCCGATGGAGCTCAAGCCGCAGCCTCCGCGAGCGCCTGTTTAAGGAGCTGGAGCACAATGTCAGCCTCCGAGTCCACGACACCGACAGCCCCGACAGCTTTCTGGTCGCCGGACGAGGCGAGCTGCACCTGGTCGTGCTGATTGAAACGATGCGGCGCGAGGGGTTTGAGCTGCAGGTTTCGAGGCCCGAGGTCATCTTTCAGACCGATCCGGAGACCGGCGAGCGGCTGGAGCCGTTCGAACGGGTCAGTATCGAGGTCCCGGAGGAGCAGGGCGGGTTGGTCATGGAGATGCTGGGCGGGCGGCGAGGGCGGCTGATGGATATGCGAACGGGCGATCAGGGGCTCGTACACTACGAGTTCACGGTCCCCACGCGAGGGCTGCTGGGATTTCGGCAGGCGTTCCTGACCGCGACGCGCGGGACCGGGCAGCTCCACAGCTTGTTTCACGCCTATGAACCGATGGTCGGCGAGATCCGCGGACGCGACCGCGGGTCGCTGGTCGCCTGGGAGGCGGGCGTAGCCACCGCCTACGGTCTGGCGAATGCGGAAGGGAGCGGTATCCTGTTCATCGGATCGGGGACCGAGGTGTATGAGGGAATGGTCGTCGGCGAGGCAGCCAAGGAGCGGGACCTGGAGGTCAATGTCGCGAAGCGAAAGCACCTGACGAATATGCGATCATCGACCTCCGATGTCGCGGTGCGCCTGACGCCGCCGAGACAGATGAGTCTCGACAATTGCGTCGAATATCTGGCTGAAGACGAACTGCTGGAGATCACGCCGAAGAGCCTGCGGCTGCGCAAGAAGGCGCTGGACCGACATGAGCGGAAGCGGGGACGGATCGCGAGGCAGTAA
- a CDS encoding cytochrome C, translating into MVRKTTVHALALTALIVSSTGAWAAGSANNAPKAPEKFMTFCVPCHGPAGKGDGPAAAALNPKPRDLTDGKYMNGRSDAQLTNVIKNGSAAEKLSPMMTGYGSMLNDKEIKDVVAFIRLLAVPKYQPKK; encoded by the coding sequence ATGGTGAGAAAAACGACCGTCCACGCGTTGGCGCTGACCGCTCTGATCGTCAGCTCGACAGGGGCCTGGGCAGCAGGGTCGGCGAACAACGCGCCCAAGGCGCCCGAGAAGTTTATGACCTTTTGTGTGCCGTGTCATGGTCCGGCGGGTAAGGGGGACGGGCCGGCCGCCGCCGCCCTGAACCCTAAGCCGCGAGACTTGACTGACGGCAAGTATATGAATGGCAGATCCGACGCGCAATTGACCAATGTCATCAAGAACGGCAGCGCGGCCGAGAAGTTGAGTCCGATGATGACCGGTTACGGCAGCATGCTGAACGACAAGGAGATCAAGGACGTCGTTGCCTTCATCCGCTTGCTGGCCGTCCCGAAGTACCAACCAAAGAAGTGA